The following coding sequences lie in one Mesorhizobium sp. NZP2298 genomic window:
- a CDS encoding glycosyltransferase produces MLHERSSDLAIAAKVEMPIDEFPAAPAPDFDRYARIAVVHDWCPNFRGGERVLAQICRQLPNAEVFTLFDFLPAEVKEQYFHDVEFHASAANRIPMVRKFYRSLFFFCPFLIEQFDVTGYDAVISSSAAFSRGVITRPDQPHLCYVHSPVRYAWDEQFSYLQQGKLGFGPKGMLYRYMLHRLRTWDTRTAHGPDLMLANSNYVRSRIRHIYGRDARVVFPPVSLKELPCVEDKDDYYVSASFLAPYKRTDLVIRAFNEMPSRRLVIVGEGQQSASLRALAGPNVTFSGFLPRKEYIETLARAKAMVFAGCEDFGIALAEAQACGTPLIAFGRGGAVDIARNLGADPEPTGVLFKAQTIEHLKEAVKRFEENSHLITPQACARNAQRFSEENFDRAMLESIGTVQALHRIM; encoded by the coding sequence ATGCTCCATGAACGTTCTTCCGACCTGGCCATCGCGGCCAAGGTCGAAATGCCGATTGATGAGTTTCCGGCTGCCCCGGCCCCTGACTTCGACAGATATGCCAGGATAGCGGTCGTTCACGACTGGTGCCCAAATTTTCGGGGCGGCGAAAGAGTTCTGGCGCAAATCTGCAGGCAACTTCCCAATGCGGAGGTGTTCACACTCTTCGACTTCCTCCCGGCTGAGGTGAAGGAGCAATACTTCCACGACGTGGAATTTCACGCCTCCGCGGCCAACCGGATTCCTATGGTGCGGAAATTCTACCGGTCCCTCTTCTTCTTTTGCCCCTTTCTGATCGAGCAGTTCGACGTGACCGGTTATGACGCGGTGATCTCGTCTTCGGCCGCATTTTCTCGGGGTGTGATCACAAGACCTGATCAGCCGCACCTGTGTTATGTGCACAGCCCCGTCCGCTATGCCTGGGACGAGCAATTCTCCTATCTTCAGCAGGGCAAGCTCGGCTTCGGTCCGAAGGGAATGCTCTACCGCTATATGCTGCACCGTCTGAGGACGTGGGATACGAGAACCGCGCACGGTCCAGACCTGATGTTGGCGAATTCAAATTATGTCCGTTCCCGAATCCGGCACATCTATGGACGTGACGCCCGGGTCGTTTTCCCACCGGTCTCGCTGAAGGAACTGCCCTGTGTCGAGGACAAGGACGACTACTACGTGTCGGCGTCCTTCCTCGCCCCCTATAAGCGCACCGACCTCGTGATCAGGGCATTTAACGAGATGCCGTCGCGACGGCTGGTCATAGTCGGCGAGGGACAGCAATCAGCCAGCCTGCGGGCGCTGGCAGGGCCGAACGTCACATTTTCGGGGTTCCTTCCTCGCAAGGAATATATCGAAACACTTGCCCGAGCGAAGGCAATGGTCTTTGCGGGTTGCGAGGATTTTGGCATCGCGCTCGCCGAGGCGCAGGCCTGCGGGACGCCGCTGATCGCTTTCGGGAGAGGCGGCGCGGTCGATATTGCGCGGAACCTGGGGGCAGATCCCGAGCCGACGGGGGTGCTGTTCAAGGCTCAGACCATCGAGCACCTCAAGGAAGCGGTCAAACGGTTCGAGGAAAACAGCCACCTCATCACGCCCCAGGCCTGTGCCAGGAACGCGCAGCGCTTCTCTGAAGAGAATTTCGACCGGGCCATGCTCGAGTCGATAGGAACGGTCCAGGCACTTCACAGGATCATGTGA
- a CDS encoding glycosyltransferase family 2 protein, whose product MKLAVIIPTLGRSEQVARLLGYLGGQTRLPDEVILSAPDATHIELPDGCPFPVSSVFGPKGLAAQRNTALVPSLGRFDIITFFDDDFVPSTRYLEQIEQAFAGNDGWAVVMGRVVRDGATNAGLSWDDAEAALRESEGQKPNGPSVVDHVGAYGCNMSFRSSLVGDLRFDERLVLYGWQEDIDFTSQMRSRGRVVCVMSITGVHLGIKTGRVSGKRFGYSQVANAIYLIRKGTVPASFALPLMFRNIAANLAKSLWPEPYVDRRGRLSGNALAILHIAMGRIEPEYILKI is encoded by the coding sequence ATGAAACTTGCAGTGATTATCCCAACCCTCGGCCGCAGCGAGCAAGTTGCTCGCCTGCTGGGGTATTTGGGCGGCCAGACAAGACTTCCCGACGAAGTCATATTGTCGGCACCAGACGCCACACACATCGAACTGCCGGACGGCTGCCCTTTCCCCGTATCGAGTGTTTTCGGTCCGAAAGGATTGGCGGCCCAACGCAATACCGCTCTTGTGCCCTCATTGGGGCGTTTCGACATCATTACATTCTTCGACGATGATTTCGTCCCATCCACCCGATACTTGGAGCAGATCGAACAGGCTTTTGCCGGGAATGACGGATGGGCGGTTGTTATGGGCAGGGTCGTCAGGGACGGCGCAACCAATGCCGGTCTTAGCTGGGACGATGCGGAAGCTGCGCTGAGGGAATCGGAAGGCCAAAAACCGAATGGACCGTCCGTGGTCGACCATGTCGGCGCCTACGGATGCAACATGTCCTTTCGCTCCTCGCTGGTTGGCGATCTGCGCTTCGACGAGCGCCTCGTCCTCTATGGCTGGCAGGAGGACATCGACTTCACAAGTCAAATGAGATCCAGAGGTCGAGTCGTATGCGTGATGTCGATCACTGGCGTTCATCTCGGAATCAAAACGGGACGCGTCAGCGGAAAGCGCTTCGGTTACTCCCAGGTAGCCAATGCGATCTACCTGATAAGGAAGGGGACAGTTCCAGCGTCCTTCGCGCTTCCCCTTATGTTCAGGAATATTGCGGCGAACCTCGCAAAGAGCCTTTGGCCCGAGCCATATGTCGACCGCAGGGGTCGTCTCAGCGGCAATGCGCTCGCGATCCTGCATATCGCCATGGGCCGCATCGAACCCGAATACATCCTGAAGATCTGA
- a CDS encoding polysaccharide biosynthesis/export family protein: protein MRKWLSTVAGISLAATAACPLPASAAEYLLGPQDKVRLKVYEWRASRDVIFEWTALNDSFTVGADGALFLPFVGQIRAEGTAPGELARAIGDRLMQQMGLGRQPDVAVEIAQYRPFYVVGNVKQSGEFPYRPGLTVLQALGVAGGLPMREDDVSRLGREFITGQGDVGLLALNNVSLLARKARLQSELTGSDGIAFPSELTDRASNETVALAMDQERKIFAIRKDALATQLRSLRELKDFLQQELASLEQQLTFHDKQIELIQKELAGVSNLVQKGLAVAPRELALEGTVAQMQSDRLAAETSMLRVRQEMSKTDIEILNLSNQRSSEVANGLRETQQQLNEVTSKSDTAVQLLHETQVAVPALLALRQSAARAKPIFTIVRPKDGGSEELTANETTLVEPGDTVKVEIPLPQSGLDSLPAADANIQAETTAVGSTN from the coding sequence ATGCGGAAATGGCTTTCAACAGTGGCAGGGATTTCATTGGCGGCAACCGCTGCCTGTCCGTTGCCGGCATCGGCCGCGGAGTACCTGCTTGGGCCGCAGGACAAGGTCAGACTCAAGGTTTATGAATGGCGCGCATCGCGCGATGTGATCTTCGAGTGGACGGCTCTCAACGACAGTTTCACTGTCGGTGCCGACGGGGCGCTCTTCCTGCCATTTGTCGGGCAGATACGCGCGGAGGGCACCGCTCCCGGGGAGCTCGCTCGCGCCATAGGCGATCGGCTGATGCAGCAGATGGGTCTCGGCCGCCAGCCGGATGTGGCCGTGGAGATTGCCCAGTACAGGCCGTTCTATGTCGTCGGCAACGTCAAGCAATCCGGAGAATTTCCATACAGACCCGGTCTGACGGTGCTGCAGGCGCTCGGGGTCGCCGGCGGGTTGCCGATGCGCGAGGATGATGTGTCTCGCCTTGGACGAGAGTTCATCACAGGCCAAGGCGATGTCGGGCTGCTGGCTCTGAACAATGTCAGCCTGCTCGCGCGCAAAGCGCGGTTGCAGTCAGAGCTGACCGGCAGTGACGGCATCGCTTTCCCGTCCGAACTGACGGACAGGGCTTCCAATGAAACCGTCGCGCTGGCAATGGACCAGGAACGAAAGATTTTCGCTATCCGCAAGGATGCACTGGCGACCCAACTCCGTTCACTGCGAGAACTCAAGGACTTCCTGCAACAGGAGCTGGCTTCGCTCGAGCAACAGCTGACCTTCCATGACAAACAGATCGAGCTCATCCAAAAGGAGTTGGCGGGTGTCTCGAATCTTGTGCAGAAGGGCCTCGCGGTCGCACCGCGGGAGCTTGCTCTTGAGGGGACAGTCGCACAGATGCAGAGCGACAGATTGGCGGCCGAGACCTCGATGCTGCGTGTCAGGCAGGAGATGAGCAAGACAGACATCGAAATACTCAACCTCAGCAATCAGCGTTCCAGCGAGGTCGCCAACGGCTTGCGCGAAACACAGCAGCAGCTCAACGAGGTCACCAGCAAATCCGACACAGCAGTGCAGTTGCTGCACGAGACACAGGTTGCGGTCCCCGCTCTGCTGGCCCTAAGGCAAAGTGCTGCGAGGGCCAAGCCGATCTTCACGATTGTGAGGCCGAAAGACGGCGGCTCGGAAGAACTCACTGCCAACGAGACAACCCTTGTCGAGCCGGGGGATACTGTGAAGGTCGAAATCCCCCTACCGCAGTCGGGCTTGGATAGCTTGCCTGCAGCGGATGCAAACATCCAGGCCGAAACAACTGCTGTTGGAAGTACGAACTGA
- a CDS encoding sugar transferase: MTNAFEKQHQGEALWIQPVVPAALESRAVQHVVSARDYAGAGTVLNDLSDVITGTTNPPIGGLLKRIMDLAIASAALVLASPVMILVGLFIKITAGGPAIFSHRRVGFGGSSFNCYKFRSMVANSDEVLKAYLDANAGARKEWEETHKIRNDPRVTLFGRLLRKSSLDELPQLINILRGDMSCVGPRPIVKDELRRYGEHQAEYLATRPGLTGLWQVSGRSSMEYDNRVALDSQYVRNWSIWLDVVILLRTIVAVMRVDRAS, from the coding sequence ATGACAAACGCCTTCGAAAAGCAGCACCAGGGGGAGGCGCTTTGGATCCAACCCGTTGTGCCGGCAGCGCTCGAGAGCAGGGCGGTCCAGCATGTTGTTTCTGCGCGTGACTACGCCGGCGCCGGAACGGTGCTGAATGACCTGTCGGATGTCATTACCGGGACGACGAACCCTCCGATTGGAGGCCTCCTCAAACGGATCATGGATTTGGCCATAGCCAGCGCAGCTCTCGTTTTGGCCTCGCCCGTCATGATCCTCGTAGGTCTGTTCATTAAGATTACGGCCGGAGGTCCGGCAATATTCTCGCATAGGCGAGTAGGCTTCGGTGGAAGCTCATTCAATTGCTACAAGTTTCGCTCGATGGTGGCCAATTCGGACGAAGTTCTGAAGGCCTATCTCGATGCCAACGCCGGCGCACGCAAGGAGTGGGAGGAGACTCACAAGATCAGGAACGATCCCCGCGTTACGCTCTTTGGGCGACTGCTGCGCAAGTCCAGCCTGGATGAGCTTCCCCAACTCATCAACATACTGCGCGGTGACATGAGTTGCGTGGGCCCAAGACCTATCGTCAAAGACGAACTCAGGCGCTATGGCGAGCATCAGGCAGAGTACCTCGCAACGAGGCCGGGACTCACCGGTCTTTGGCAGGTGAGTGGAAGAAGCAGCATGGAATATGATAATCGCGTTGCGCTGGACAGCCAGTATGTGCGGAACTGGTCGATCTGGCTCGATGTCGTGATCTTGCTCAGGACCATCGTCGCGGTCATGCGGGTCGACAGGGCCTCCTGA
- a CDS encoding GumC family protein codes for MNRLFANQWPLATNQQASAGQEFIGLSDITGFLRHYAGTITACLAAALLVAWFYNLTTDPVFTASAQILIEPKLPQHLQEGGEVNLSLDTAQIESQIAVLKSEKIASMVIDQLKLIENASFNRPETPMLQERFRKIKDMMLQALGLQKSTRLNALWGYIGLGAPEPTAKLTDYQKSRLSMLTFLSGLDVRRVGVSYAIDISFTSAEAEGAAKIANATADAFVHEQIDTKADSAREGGAWLEKRLQQLRTQMNEAMARAQAFRSRHDYSVGGGVSAGGGVNSEPTLEELEVTADTYKKMYESFLQAYTNSVSQQSYPVADARVITAATPPLFPSAPKPKLVLAFAGVAGLILGIGLSFARHSFDWTIRSPRHIRDNLGIECVGELAPTSKRREFGNVDEVTRHPWSRYSQSLRKARTEISLAETNHPVKFLGLTAVSNSSQKSSVVSNLATLYSMSGLKTLVIDADVRRSTITTRLLGHSNIQGKECQHPIRQNIVRAQGRRFDVLPSSVVDAKNLLVPRNMQVFLSEVGADDPTAYELAAYDIVIVDLPTLESGPDDLIVGSVLDGVVVVAEWGKTHVDTLRELVRTLQASRTSILGVLLTKARAMTSKHRRVEAKHSVFGSRQSV; via the coding sequence ATGAACCGCTTGTTCGCCAACCAGTGGCCCTTGGCAACCAATCAGCAGGCCAGCGCCGGACAGGAATTCATCGGTCTTTCGGACATAACGGGGTTTCTGAGACATTATGCCGGAACAATTACGGCCTGCCTCGCCGCGGCGCTCTTGGTCGCATGGTTCTACAATTTGACCACCGATCCGGTTTTTACAGCTAGCGCGCAGATATTGATCGAACCGAAGCTGCCGCAACATCTGCAGGAGGGCGGTGAAGTAAATCTATCGTTAGATACGGCTCAAATAGAAAGCCAGATTGCAGTATTGAAATCAGAGAAGATTGCTTCGATGGTAATTGACCAGTTGAAGTTGATTGAAAATGCGAGTTTCAATCGCCCTGAGACGCCGATGTTGCAGGAGAGGTTCAGGAAGATCAAAGATATGATGCTCCAGGCTTTGGGGCTTCAGAAAAGCACCCGGCTGAACGCACTCTGGGGGTATATCGGTTTAGGCGCTCCGGAACCGACCGCTAAGCTGACCGACTACCAGAAGTCGCGTCTCAGCATGCTTACTTTCCTCAGTGGCCTCGATGTGCGAAGGGTAGGTGTCTCCTACGCGATAGACATATCCTTCACCTCTGCCGAAGCCGAGGGCGCCGCCAAGATTGCGAATGCGACGGCTGACGCCTTCGTGCATGAACAGATCGACACCAAGGCCGATTCGGCAAGAGAAGGTGGAGCATGGTTGGAAAAACGCCTTCAGCAACTGCGCACCCAGATGAACGAGGCGATGGCCAGGGCACAGGCATTTCGTTCTCGGCACGACTATAGCGTCGGAGGTGGTGTAAGTGCCGGTGGCGGCGTTAATTCTGAACCTACTCTCGAAGAACTCGAGGTAACTGCTGACACCTATAAAAAAATGTACGAGAGCTTCCTGCAGGCATACACCAATTCGGTAAGCCAGCAGTCCTACCCGGTTGCCGATGCAAGAGTAATCACTGCCGCGACGCCGCCGCTTTTTCCAAGCGCTCCAAAACCGAAGCTGGTGTTGGCCTTCGCTGGCGTCGCAGGGCTCATTCTCGGAATTGGCCTTTCCTTCGCGCGGCATTCGTTCGACTGGACCATACGGTCGCCACGTCATATCCGCGATAATCTGGGAATAGAGTGCGTCGGAGAATTGGCGCCCACCAGCAAGCGCAGGGAATTCGGAAACGTCGACGAAGTGACCAGGCATCCTTGGTCGCGATACAGCCAGAGCCTGAGGAAAGCGCGAACCGAAATCAGCTTGGCGGAAACGAACCACCCGGTGAAGTTCCTTGGACTGACTGCTGTTTCGAACAGCAGTCAGAAGAGTTCCGTCGTCAGCAATCTCGCCACGCTGTATTCAATGTCCGGTCTAAAGACTTTGGTGATCGATGCTGATGTTCGGAGATCGACGATCACCACACGACTGCTTGGGCACTCGAACATCCAGGGCAAAGAGTGCCAGCACCCCATTCGACAAAATATCGTCCGCGCTCAGGGGCGGCGGTTCGACGTTCTTCCAAGTTCCGTGGTGGATGCAAAGAACCTTCTCGTACCAAGGAATATGCAGGTTTTCCTCTCTGAAGTTGGTGCAGACGATCCGACAGCCTACGAGCTGGCTGCTTATGACATTGTCATCGTTGATCTGCCAACGCTTGAATCCGGACCGGATGACCTAATCGTTGGATCCGTGCTCGACGGTGTCGTCGTCGTTGCGGAGTGGGGAAAGACGCACGTCGACACGCTGCGGGAACTCGTGAGAACACTGCAAGCCTCCAGGACGTCGATACTTGGCGTGCTTCTCACAAAGGCGCGTGCGATGACATCCAAGCACCGTCGGGTTGAAGCCAAGCACAGCGTCTTCGGGAGCCGGCAAAGCGTGTAG
- a CDS encoding phosphomannomutase/phosphoglucomutase, producing MTLKIVGQARPNTFAFENNALIKATGFREYDARWWFGHPGSEKEPELNLMGAQALGMGLGTLIRRMGVGPEIITGHDFRSYSMSIKMALTSGLMAAGGRVMDIGLALSPTAYFAQFALNAPSVAMVTASHNENGWTGVKMGAQRPLTFGPEQMTALKALVLNGDFDLVGGGSYEFISDFREKYIEDLTAGRNVRRKPRVVVACGNGTAGAFAPQVLETIGCDVVPLDVELDHTFPRYNPNPEDMQMLHAIRDKVLETGADLGLGFDGDGDRCGVVDNEGSEIFADKVGVMLARDLCSLHPQSTFVVDVKSTGLFMTDPVLAQNGARTDYWKTGHSYIKRRVAELDAIAGFEKSGHFFFNPPIGRGYDDGLITAIAVCEMLDRNPGRSLAELYRALPVTFGTPTMSPHCPDELKYCVVDKVVGDFMKMKGDGTEFAGQPLADLVTVNGVRVVAQDGTWGLVRASSNKPEIVVVVESPVSSERRRQMFEAIDAVLRRNPEVGAYNQTF from the coding sequence GTGACCCTAAAGATAGTCGGCCAAGCCAGGCCGAACACATTCGCGTTCGAGAACAATGCTCTCATCAAAGCCACTGGCTTCCGAGAATACGATGCACGCTGGTGGTTCGGCCACCCCGGCTCGGAGAAAGAGCCCGAGCTCAATTTGATGGGCGCCCAAGCGCTGGGAATGGGCCTCGGCACTCTGATCCGCCGAATGGGAGTCGGCCCGGAGATCATCACCGGTCATGACTTTCGCAGCTATTCCATGTCCATAAAGATGGCACTGACATCAGGGCTGATGGCTGCTGGCGGACGTGTCATGGACATCGGCCTGGCGCTTTCCCCGACCGCCTATTTCGCCCAGTTCGCACTCAACGCTCCGTCTGTTGCAATGGTAACGGCCTCCCACAATGAGAACGGGTGGACCGGCGTGAAGATGGGCGCGCAGAGACCGCTTACATTCGGGCCTGAGCAGATGACAGCGCTGAAGGCGCTCGTGCTGAACGGAGACTTCGATCTTGTGGGTGGTGGCAGCTATGAATTCATTTCCGACTTTCGTGAGAAATATATCGAAGACTTGACTGCGGGAAGGAACGTTCGACGCAAGCCGCGCGTCGTAGTTGCCTGCGGAAACGGGACGGCTGGCGCATTTGCGCCGCAGGTGCTTGAGACCATCGGCTGTGACGTGGTTCCCCTCGACGTGGAGCTCGATCACACGTTTCCGCGTTACAACCCTAACCCCGAAGACATGCAGATGCTGCATGCGATCCGGGATAAGGTTCTGGAGACCGGTGCCGATTTGGGTCTCGGCTTCGACGGCGACGGCGACCGCTGCGGCGTCGTGGACAACGAAGGCTCTGAGATCTTCGCGGACAAGGTTGGCGTCATGCTGGCGCGAGACCTTTGCAGCCTGCATCCACAATCCACCTTTGTCGTGGACGTGAAATCCACCGGGCTTTTCATGACGGATCCTGTTCTAGCGCAAAACGGCGCACGGACGGACTATTGGAAAACGGGGCATTCCTACATCAAGCGACGGGTTGCCGAGCTTGACGCAATCGCAGGCTTCGAGAAGTCGGGGCACTTCTTCTTCAACCCGCCGATCGGGCGCGGCTATGACGACGGCCTTATCACGGCGATCGCCGTCTGCGAGATGCTCGACCGTAATCCGGGAAGGAGCCTGGCCGAACTCTACCGCGCCCTGCCCGTAACCTTCGGCACCCCAACAATGTCGCCCCACTGTCCCGACGAACTCAAATATTGCGTCGTCGACAAAGTTGTCGGCGACTTCATGAAAATGAAGGGGGATGGGACCGAGTTTGCGGGTCAGCCGCTGGCTGATCTGGTCACCGTCAATGGGGTGCGTGTCGTGGCTCAAGACGGCACCTGGGGTCTGGTCAGAGCTTCGTCGAACAAGCCCGAAATTGTCGTCGTCGTCGAAAGCCCCGTCTCGTCGGAGCGACGTCGACAGATGTTCGAGGCAATCGACGCCGTCCTGCGCCGCAACCCAGAGGTCGGAGCTTACAACCAGACATTCTGA
- a CDS encoding mannose-1-phosphate guanylyltransferase/mannose-6-phosphate isomerase produces the protein MAHRIVSFVMSGGVGSRLWPLSREDNPKQFHDLSGDGSMLAKTVRRLKAWPDSETPIYLIASERHAERVISDITPLGLNGGKPIFEPLGRNTAAAVAIATLQTISDHGKDALVLVVPSDHEISTEAQFWETVEAGVPAADSGSIVVFGIKPTHPETGYGYIEVAANGDGAAAVSRFVEKPNIETAQKYLSSGRFYWNAGIFLFRADTMQRALIEFQPEIWENAERAFRAARVDVSGLYLPRGIYSAVPSTSIDYAVMEHALGIAMVTASFRWNDLGSWQSLLEASPVDGNGNVVMGDVVAMDCDGSYLRSQGRLLTVIGMKDVAVVATPDAIFVAPVSHSQNVKKVVEQLEKSGRLETKFTASEDRVIVSGSWRKRVEHWLFNETLPLWSDAGVDHVHGGFHEALGFDARPLGKPKRMRTMARQIYAFAVAKERGWTGAADKLIDHGIDFIAKYGRTDRGGWVRTLNSNGSVADPAEDAYDHSCVLLALAHAYRCGHQPALQLAQETFHFIDSHLEDGSLNGFLETPGWNGVRTSNPHMHMLESFLAWYAATGDRVYLRRAARVIDLFRSHFFDQESWTLGEYFDADWLPLPGDKGQWTEPGHHFEWASLLVDFARASGQKDLAAYARKLYSSAVASGLNRATGLAYAAVSRQGMPLDRLSRSWPQCEAIKAAIALDDIGGPDLKPEIEARVARLFRWHIDPAPLGLWMDRIDERGRSLATEVPASIFYHLVTALMQYLDKTEGQVEEFPVPSPKEHGPVAKHSYG, from the coding sequence ATGGCACACCGGATCGTAAGTTTTGTGATGAGCGGGGGGGTGGGGTCCCGGCTATGGCCGCTCTCGCGCGAAGACAATCCCAAGCAATTCCACGATCTCTCGGGGGATGGCTCCATGCTGGCGAAGACAGTTAGGCGCCTGAAGGCGTGGCCGGACAGCGAAACGCCGATCTACCTGATAGCGTCAGAACGTCATGCCGAACGCGTCATCTCGGACATAACTCCGCTCGGACTAAACGGCGGAAAGCCAATTTTCGAACCCCTCGGCCGCAATACCGCTGCAGCTGTCGCCATCGCGACACTGCAGACGATTTCGGATCACGGCAAGGATGCGCTCGTGCTCGTGGTCCCCTCCGATCACGAGATATCGACAGAGGCGCAGTTCTGGGAGACCGTTGAAGCGGGTGTACCTGCCGCCGACTCGGGAAGTATCGTCGTGTTCGGCATCAAGCCCACTCATCCTGAGACTGGATATGGATACATTGAGGTTGCCGCCAATGGTGACGGCGCGGCCGCAGTCTCACGCTTTGTCGAAAAGCCCAACATCGAAACGGCGCAAAAATATCTGTCGTCGGGAAGGTTCTACTGGAATGCTGGCATCTTCCTGTTTCGTGCCGACACGATGCAGAGGGCTTTGATCGAGTTTCAGCCGGAGATCTGGGAAAACGCGGAACGCGCCTTCAGGGCTGCCAGAGTGGATGTATCGGGCCTTTACCTGCCGCGAGGCATCTACTCGGCGGTCCCCTCCACATCGATCGACTATGCAGTCATGGAACATGCGCTAGGCATCGCGATGGTGACGGCTTCGTTCCGTTGGAACGACCTTGGTTCGTGGCAATCGTTGCTGGAGGCCAGCCCGGTGGACGGCAACGGCAACGTAGTAATGGGCGATGTCGTCGCCATGGACTGCGACGGCTCCTATCTCAGAAGCCAAGGTCGGCTGCTCACAGTCATAGGAATGAAGGACGTGGCGGTGGTGGCAACGCCGGACGCAATATTCGTCGCCCCAGTCAGCCACAGTCAGAACGTGAAGAAGGTCGTCGAGCAACTTGAGAAGAGTGGGCGTCTCGAGACGAAATTCACAGCGTCGGAAGACCGTGTCATTGTCAGCGGGTCATGGCGCAAGCGAGTCGAACACTGGCTCTTTAACGAGACCCTTCCGCTTTGGTCAGACGCCGGGGTCGACCACGTGCATGGCGGCTTCCACGAAGCGCTCGGTTTCGATGCGAGGCCATTGGGCAAACCCAAGCGGATGCGGACGATGGCTCGCCAGATCTATGCTTTCGCTGTGGCCAAGGAACGTGGCTGGACCGGGGCCGCCGACAAGCTCATCGATCACGGAATCGACTTCATCGCAAAATACGGCCGCACCGATCGAGGAGGCTGGGTACGCACCCTCAATTCGAATGGAAGCGTGGCCGATCCGGCGGAGGATGCCTACGACCATTCCTGCGTGCTCCTCGCACTTGCTCATGCCTATCGATGCGGCCATCAACCTGCCCTTCAGCTTGCACAGGAGACATTTCATTTCATCGACTCTCACCTTGAGGATGGCAGCTTGAACGGCTTCCTCGAGACACCTGGCTGGAACGGGGTTCGCACCTCGAACCCACACATGCACATGCTTGAATCTTTCCTTGCCTGGTATGCCGCAACCGGCGATCGCGTATATCTGCGTCGAGCGGCTCGCGTCATCGATCTCTTCCGCAGCCATTTCTTCGACCAGGAAAGTTGGACGCTCGGAGAATATTTCGACGCCGACTGGCTGCCGTTGCCCGGAGACAAGGGACAGTGGACCGAGCCGGGGCACCATTTCGAATGGGCCTCCCTGCTCGTCGACTTCGCGCGGGCAAGCGGGCAGAAAGATCTGGCTGCTTATGCGAGGAAACTCTATTCGTCGGCGGTCGCCAGCGGATTGAATCGAGCCACTGGGCTGGCGTATGCGGCCGTTTCGCGACAAGGCATGCCTCTCGACAGGCTCTCGCGCAGTTGGCCTCAATGCGAAGCCATCAAGGCGGCGATCGCGTTGGACGACATCGGTGGGCCTGATCTGAAACCCGAGATCGAAGCTCGTGTCGCACGCCTTTTCAGGTGGCATATCGATCCCGCACCGCTTGGTCTGTGGATGGATAGAATCGACGAGCGCGGTCGGTCGCTGGCGACCGAGGTTCCTGCCAGCATCTTCTACCATTTGGTGACGGCATTGATGCAGTATCTCGACAAGACCGAGGGGCAGGTTGAGGAATTTCCGGTACCGTCTCCGAAAGAACACGGCCCTGTTGCGAAGCATAGTTATGGTTGA
- a CDS encoding Crp/Fnr family transcriptional regulator has protein sequence MAQASRSSSRGDEHRSSYVGLNDDDAALIKTLGFTAKRYPADAVIFSQGDDNDRIYVVESGWGCISHELPDGQRQILDFVLIGDVVMSQSPGSGSIGTFVAQTELSMLVAPTKTLTLAAMKSPHLFSFIAGALLRNGAVMAQHLANVGRRSALERTAHLLLELTVRLQRVGAGDRNGFDCPLTQYDLADALGLTPIHVNRMLRELRERKFLEFRQGHVRLLDSRGLTKFAGFDGEYIKS, from the coding sequence ATGGCACAGGCTTCACGTTCTTCTTCGAGAGGAGATGAGCACCGTTCGTCATACGTTGGACTTAACGATGACGACGCCGCTCTGATCAAGACTCTCGGCTTCACCGCGAAGCGATATCCAGCCGACGCGGTGATCTTCAGCCAAGGTGACGACAACGATCGTATTTACGTCGTAGAGTCAGGTTGGGGGTGTATTTCCCATGAGCTTCCGGACGGGCAGCGACAAATTCTCGATTTTGTCCTGATCGGCGATGTCGTTATGTCTCAGTCACCTGGAAGCGGCTCTATCGGGACGTTCGTAGCTCAAACCGAACTTTCTATGCTGGTAGCACCCACCAAGACGTTGACGCTTGCTGCTATGAAGTCGCCTCATCTATTCTCGTTCATCGCTGGAGCCCTCCTGCGCAACGGGGCGGTTATGGCTCAGCACCTTGCCAACGTGGGACGGCGCAGCGCATTGGAGCGGACAGCACATTTGCTGCTCGAGCTGACAGTGCGTCTGCAACGAGTAGGCGCAGGTGATCGCAACGGCTTCGACTGCCCGCTCACCCAATACGACCTTGCTGACGCCCTTGGACTTACTCCGATCCATGTCAATCGAATGCTGCGGGAACTCCGCGAGCGGAAGTTTCTCGAATTCCGCCAAGGCCACGTCCGCCTGCTCGATTCTCGGGGCCTGACAAAATTCGCTGGATTCGACGGCGAATACATCAAGAGTTGA